In Homo sapiens chromosome 11, GRCh38.p14 Primary Assembly, one DNA window encodes the following:
- the H2AX gene encoding histone H2AX, producing MSGRGKTGGKARAKAKSRSSRAGLQFPVGRVHRLLRKGHYAERVGAGAPVYLAAVLEYLTAEILELAGNAARDNKKTRIIPRHLQLAIRNDEELNKLLGGVTIAQGGVLPNIQAVLLPKKTSATVGPKAPSGGKKATQASQEY from the coding sequence ATGTCGGGCCGCGGCAAGACTGGCGGCAAGGCCCGCGCCAAGGCCAAGTCGCGCTCGTCGCGCGCCGGCCTCCAGTTCCCAGTGGGCCGTGTACACCGGCTGCTGCGGAAGGGCCACTACGCCGAGCGCGTTGGCGCCGGCGCGCCAGTGTACCTGGCGGCAGTGCTGGAGTACCTCACCGCTGAGATCCTGGAGCTGGCGGGCAATGCGGCCCGCGACAACAAGAAGACGCGAATCATCCCCCGCCACCTGCAGCTGGCCATCCGCAACGACGAGGAGCTCAACAAGCTGCTGGGCGGCGTGACGATCGCCCAGGGAGGCGTCCTGCCCAACATCCAGGCCGTGCTGCTGCCCAAGAAGACCAGCGCCACCGTGGGGCCGAAGGCGCCCTCGGGCGGCAAGAAGGCCACCCAGGCCTCCCAGGAGTACTAA